The proteins below come from a single Falco rusticolus isolate bFalRus1 chromosome 8, bFalRus1.pri, whole genome shotgun sequence genomic window:
- the MAP3K19 gene encoding LOW QUALITY PROTEIN: mitogen-activated protein kinase kinase kinase 19 (The sequence of the model RefSeq protein was modified relative to this genomic sequence to represent the inferred CDS: inserted 3 bases in 2 codons; deleted 2 bases in 2 codons; substituted 2 bases at 2 genomic stop codons): MTGGHGSVVTLQNEDNIMKXMHQSYKALVKNSQTAPTFRPWPDQQVACFPSKNRLALQMRHHTSLPFFLKKENVGCGFDFSFLLQALCPESNISKSCMDLDAFQIIKAQIQQRLNTTLLKTSNKRSEFHLPPVTVQPVRTIHLAPLEGNIVNESTNFRNILNIMNSMPTKPVTKFYQYHLDYLLKRHTEMLSELIVATISDKFTPVKDLYYFSVSNYFNYPSNKKEEIPSNLKWREADVATHAEMNNQLKNQFSVTQASFYDGGHPCLSSSNALINCGIFTAQTTFTLSNRDALRAGNKERRAENCCRAGLEEGTAAEMILDYRPHEDAESANLVLDSHDLDSSCKSEVVEAYHALKENSVVAVIPRVEVQDPSGKQTENNVCLSEFEMGKEAMSEATSKDRSEPVPVVHVTFSEQEPAREPHIARQPVXKSVIRSLPPYVTQSFNILACKENDQSKIKMNKNKYSSKSKMSSKIKISEDLVVSDETSTKCNVKSQTFPSLELPHVESETRLKHQKKTSXADKDHCARSAQKLKKQRFSCSCKNSGILKKPVTPLSLPYAQSASDFVDLKYSDMFKKINSNDKGLCIYEMFGTPVYSHMCELDQHENRFYRNVCSVPSGRCTASTCRSTCSKGRESSQTRNTQKRTYFKPKKTTSGTKQKQKNLTTKDGSTKLTDSNTDQDHVINYDSDFQINTSRSMTPFHEDTDHQLMCLEKLSQSTKQNKFFSNSNLPTIKEVSLEQSLGSQDISNHQRTATCSQNLLQFSDKDCVALSSSLTTDQNICVPSCKVDMDGCKGLESDQVSFKTINKCEALPFSERPMCQSPTIKLNHSWAYTPQNSGLANELTQPSVIQTRIVTSPSFQTSQNTLSWADNKDVTDELLCCLAEELLVLEEKDISSSETKNTGSKMQNMHTKGEEKMMNGDGVIVNSSLERQSYSEAFLAPDEESDLLNFEESTELPGSSLTNEDPVMWTRGEVLGKGAYGTVISLSVYCGLRSQGQLVAVNQVVLDTSDRLTTKKECQKFHEEVDLLETLKHVNIVTYLGTCLEDNILSIFMEFVPGGSISSISFGPLPEIVLCKYTKQILQGVAYLHDNCVVHRDIKGNNVMLMPNGVVKLIDFGCARRLAWVSLSGTQSKMLKSVHGTSYWMAPEVINXSGYGRKSDIWSVGCTAFEMATGKPLLASMDRIAVMFYIGAHRGLMPSLPDRFSSTAVDFVHACLTRDQHECPSALQLLDHPFVKGSQ, translated from the exons ATGACTGGAG GTCATGGAAGTGTTGTTACTCTTCAGAATGAAGATaacataatgaaataaatgcatcagTCATACAAAGCTCTAGTTAAAAACAG CCAAACAGCACCAACATTCAGACCATGGCCAGATCAACAAGTAGCATGTTTTCCAAGTAAAAACCGGTTAGCATTGCAGATGAGACATCACACTTCTTTACCCTTCTTCCTGAAGAAAGAGAATGTAGGGTGTGGCTTTGACTTCAGCTTTCTGCTACAGGCCTTATGCCCAGAATCtaacatttcaaaatcatgTATGGATTTAGATGCT TTCCAGataataaaagcacaaatacaacAAA ggTTAAATACAACACTGCTAAAAACCAGCAACAAGAGATCTGAG TTTCATTTGCCACCAGTGACAGTTCAGCCTGTAAGAACAATTCATCTTGCTCCTCTGGAGGGTAATATTGTCAATGAAAGCAccaacttcagaaatattttgaatattatGAACTCTATGCCTACAAAACCAGTTACTAAATTTTATCAGTATCATTTAGACTATCTATTAAAAAGGCACACTGAAATGTTGTCAGAGCTGATTGTGGCTACTATTTCTGACAAGTTCACTCCAGTGAAAGACTTGTACTACTTCAGCGTGAGTAACTATTTTAACTACCCTAGcaacaagaaggaagaaattccaAGCAATTTAAAATGGAGGGAAGCTGATGTAGCTACCCATGCTGAAATGAACAACCAGTTGAAGAACCAATTTTCAGTGACCCAAGCCAGTTTCTACGATGGTGGTCATCCCTGCTTGAGCTCAAGTAATGCTCTG ATAAACTGTGGAATATTTACAGCTCAGACAACATTTACATTGTCAAACAGAGATGCCTTGAGAGCTGGCAATAAGGAAAGAAGAGCAGAGAATTGCTGTAGAGCTGGTCTAGAAGAAGGAACTGCTGCAGAGATGATACTGGATTATAGACCACATGAAGATGCTGAGAGTGCGAATTTGGTGCTTGACAGTCATGACTTAGATTCTTCTTGTAAAAGTGAAGTGGTAGAGGCCTACCATGCCTTAAAGGAGAATTCTGTAGTTGCAGTAATTCCCAGAGTAGAAGTACAAGATCCTTCtggaaaacagacagaaaataatgtttgtctttctgaatttgaaatgggaaaagaagCAATGTCAGAAGCAACTTCAAAAGACCGAAGTGAGCCTGTACCTGTTGTTCATGTTACTTTCTCTGAACAAGAACCAGCTAGGGAACCACACATTGCTAGACAACCTG ACAAGAGTGTAATTCGTAGCCTGCCTCCCTATGTTACTCAGAGCTTCAACATTCTtgcttgcaaagaaaatgaccaaagtaaaataaagatgaataaaaataaatattcatcaAAATCTAAAATGAGTAGCAAGATAAAGATATCTGAAGACTTAGTTGTTTCTGATGAGACCTCCACAAAATGTAATGTTAAGAGTCAGACTTTTCCATCTTTGGAACTGCCACACGTGGAATCTGAGACTCGCCTGAAGCAtcaaaaaaaaacctc agcagACAAAGACCATTGTGCTCGGAGTGCTCAGaaacttaaaaagcaaagattctcctgcagctgcaaaaaTTCAGGTATCCTAAAGAAACCTGTTACTCCACTTTCTCTACCATATGCACAGTCTGCTTCAGATTTTGTAGATCTGAAATACAGTGACatgttcaagaaaataaattcaaatgaCAAAGGCCTGTGTATTTATGAAATGTTTGGAACTCCTGTCTATTCCCATATGTGTGAGCTTGATCAACATGAGAACAGATTTTATAGAAATGTTTGTTCTGTTCCATCTGGGAGATGCACTGCTAGCACCTGCAGATCTACCTGCAGtaaagggagagagagcagccaaacaagaaatactcaaaaaagaacatattttaagcCAAAGAAGACCACATCTGGCactaaacaaaagcagaaaaatttaaCTACAAAGGATGGAAGTACCAAGCTGACTGATAGCAACACAGATCAAGATCATGTAATCAATTATGattcagattttcaaataaacacTTCAAGGAGCATGACACCATTTCATGAAGACACAGATCATCAGCTTATGTGTTTGGAAAAGCTTTCACAATCAactaagcaaaataaatttttttcaaattcaaactTACCAACTATTAAAGAAGTTTCTTTGGAGCAGTCTTTAGGCAGTCAGGATATATCCAACCATCAGAGGACTGCTACCTGTAGCCAGAATCTTCTGCAGTTCAGTGATAAAGACTGTGTTGCTCTAAGTAGCAGTCTAACAACAGACCAGAACATTTGTGTACCCTCGTGCAAGGTGGATATGGATGGCTGCAAAGGCCTGGAATCAGACCAGGTCTCCTTCAAGActataaataaatgtgaagcATTGCCCTTTTCAGAAAGACCGATGTGTCAATCCCctacaataaaattaaatcacagTTGGGCCTACACACCTCAAAACAGCGGTTTGGCAAATGAATTGACTCAGCCTTCAGTGATTCAGACAAGAATTGTTACAAGCCCCAGTTTCCAGACAAGTCAAAACACGTTGTCCTGGGCAGATAATAAGGATGTGACTGATGAGTTGCTTTGTTGTCTGGCTGAAGAATTGCTAGTGCTTGAAGAAAAAGACATcagctcttcagaaacaaaaaatacaggttcaaaaatgcaaaatatgcatactaaaggagaagaaaaaatgatgaaTGGAGATGGAGTGATAGTAAATAGTTCTCTAGAGAgg CAGAGTTACAGTGAAGCCTTTTTGGCACCAGATGAAGAAAGTGACTTGCTAAACTTTGAGGAATCTACTGAATTACCAGGAAGCAGTTTAACTAACGAAGATCCTGTCATGTGGACAAGAGGTGAAGTCCTTGGAAAGGGAGCCTACGGCACGGTAA TTTCATTGTCGGTATACTGTGGTCTGAGAAGCCAGGGACAATTAGTAGCTGTAAACCAGGTTGTTTTGGATACGTCAGATCGACTTACTACAAAAAAGGAGTGTCAGAAGTTTCATGAGGAAGTCGATCTTTTGGAGACATTGAAGCACGTCAATATTGTAACTTATTTAGGAACTTGTCTGGAAGACAacattttaagcattttcatGGAATTTGTTCCTGGTGGCTCAATTTCTAGTATTAGCTTTGGTCCATTGCCAGAAATTGTCCTTTGTAAATATACAAAACAAATCCTGCAAGGAGTTGCGTATTTACATGACAATTGTGTGGTACACAGAGATATCAAAGGCAATAATGTTATGCTCATGCCAAATGGTGTAGTAAAGCTAATAGACTTTGGCTGTGCCAGGCGTTTAGCTTGGGTAAGCCTCAGTGGCACGCAGAGCAAGATGCTCAAGTCTGTGCATGGGACTTCATACTGGATGGCACCAGAAGTTATAAATTAATCTGGATATGGAAGAAAATCAGACATCTGGAGTGTTGGCTGCACCGCATTTGAGATGGCAACAGGAAAACCACTGCTGGCTTCCATGGATAGGATAGCAGTCATGTTCTATATTGGGGCCCACAGAGGACTGATGCCTTCCCTACCTGATCGAttctccagcactgcagtggATTTTGTGCATGCATGCTTAACCAG